The genome window TACTCTATTTGGTTTTACTTTATCAATATACATTCCATAGAAATTTGTTGCAGCTGTTTCGTAAAACTATTGTTTAATGAACTAAATTAAACCCTTAATATTTTTTCTTATTTTACTTATTTAAATGGTTTATTGTACTTGGTTTATAAAAGTTTTGTGGAAGGGGTTTTTAACAGTGTTATAATAGGTATGTTTCCACAAATTTGTTATCATATTATATAAATCTTTCCTTGTTTTTTTCCTTGATTTTGAGGAGGATATTATTAACGTTGTTATATTGGGTAGGTTTCCAAATTTTTAATAAAATCTTAAATCGTTATAATCTCTTCTTTTATTCAAATAAGAGATAAACATTCATTATTCTTATATTAAGTATAAAAAAACTTTTTATTTATCTTTTAAGTGCAATTTATTAATTTATAACTATTTTACTTAGATCTTAATTCTTTTTTAAAAAATATCATAATCTATTCTAATAATAAATCTTAAAAATATCCTCATAGGTGTTATTATGAATGTTTTAGTTTCTTTTGAAATAAAGTTCAAGACGAATAGGGAAAGATTAATAGGCATATTAAAGCACTTTGCATTTAAGCGAATTCAGGAAAATCTGTATTTTGGCGATATTGATTATGATGAGCTGTTTATGATGCAAACAGATATTATGGAGAATATAAGGGAATATGATAGCATTATCATGATTCCAATATGCCAATCCTGCTATGATAAGACCAATACATTTGGCAGGAACTTAAGTTTTGTAGAAGATTTGTATAGGATTTTTTGAGGGATTTTAATGAAGATACTAATTGAAGGCTACAATAAGTCAATTCATAAGCGTGATAATCAGATATTGATTAAGGAAAAGGATGATGAGCTTGAAAAGATCAATATAAAAATAATTGATGATATAACGATTATTGGAAGGGGCTCTGTAACTTTTGATGCTTTAAGGCTTATTTCAGATAACAATATTCCCTTGATGTCAATTGATTATTTCGGTAAGATAAACTATATTCTCGAATATCCAAAATATGAGAATATCTTCTTAAGGAAAAAGCAGTATGAATTCAGTGAAAATCATCAGGGACTATCCATTTCACGAGAAATAATAAGGTCTAAGCTTCTTAATCAAAGGTTCACCATTCGGACTTTAAACAAATCAAAAAGCATAGAGGATGTTAAGTTTCATGAAAACAAAATCAACGAGTCTGTAAAAAGTTTGGATAAATTAAGGTTTGGTCCAAATGTCAATGTATCCAATGCAAAAAATAAGATTATGGGTATTGAAGGAAATGCCTCAACCTATTATTGGATGGCAATAAGTGAAATCTTGCCTGATGATGTTAAATTCTATCAAAGGGTCAATAGATTTCCAGATGATATTACCAATGCAATGCTGAATTACGGATATGCCATACTTGCCAGTGAAGTAACTAAACATTTGGTTCTCAATCGTTTAGACCCATATTGTGGATTTCTGCATTTTGATAGGGATAGAAGAACCAGCTTGACTTTTGATTTGATTGAGGAGTTCAGACAGCAACTGGTTGACAAGGTTGTTTTTTCTTTAATAAATACGGGTCAAATAACAAATGATGATTTGGATAAAAGAAATGACAGCATAAGCTTGGAAAAAAGAAAGTTGATAATTGCAAAGATATTGGATAAGGTGAATTCCAAAATAAATTTTGAGGGAGAGAATTTAACTTATGGTGAGATAATTGATAAGCAAGCTCAAAAGATTGTAAATTCTTTAGTCAATGATAAAGAGTATAATGGGTTTTATTTGCGTTGGTAAGAGAGAAAAAATTAAGCATTAAATATGTTCTTGTAGGACATAATACAATTAGAGGTGCTGCTGGTGCTTCTATTTTGAATGCTGAATTGATTAATAAACAAATATTATAATATTCTTTATTAATTCTTTTTTTACTTTTTTTTATTTATTTATTATTTTTATTTTATTCTTTTTTCAATAGATATAAAGAGTGTTTCATAAAACCTTGGTTTAATGAACATAATTAAATAACAATAAACAATTAAAAATTATAATTCTTTATTTTGCACCGTTCTTATTTTTAAAAAAATAACAATAAACAATTAATAATCAGATTTGCCTATTTTTTGATATGATTTCATATAACTAATATATTAAAAAAAGTTACTATGAGATTAAAAATGAAAAGAAAACATTGAAAATATATGATATATGCATTAAGAGAAAATAGAAAATCAAAACAATACAAAAAAATATCTATGAAATTTTTTAATTAATATTAATCCGAAATATCACCAAAAACTTTATAAATAGTCAAAAACAACATTTATAAAAGGGTGATAACATGATTGAGAATAATATATGCCTATTGACAGACAGCTATAAACTCACCCATCACTACTTATACCCAAAAGGCACTGAAAGGATTTATTCTTATCTTGAAAGCAGAAGTGGTGCAGAGTTTAACAAAACTATTTTTTATGGACTGCAATACATCCTCAAGAAATACCTTGAAGGCAGTGTAGTAAGTGAAGAAAAAGTATTGGAAGCGGAGAAAATCGTAGATGCACATATTGCACCAGGAATCTTCAACACTGATGATTGGATGTACATTGCACAGGAACTTGATGGAAAACTCCCTGTTGAAATAAAAGCGGTTCCAGAAGGAACACCAGTTAATGTAGGCAATGCATTGATGACTATAGAAAATACAGACAAGCATGCATACTGGTTGCCTAATTATCTTGAATCACTCCTTCTTCAAGTATGGTACCCATCAACTATTGCAACATTATCTGCAGAAGTTAAAAAGCTTTGCAATTTTTATTTGGATATAACAGGATCATCTAAAGACAATCTTAACTTTATGTTGCATGATTTCGGTTATCGTGGAGCAAGTTCAACTGAATCATCAAGATTAGCCGGTTCAGCTAATTTATTAAGCTTTTCAGGTACAGATACTGTACCAGCACTTGCAATACCTACAAACTATTACAATAGCAATGAGATTCAAGGATTTTCAGTTCAGGCAACTGAACATAGTGTAATGACTGCAATGGGTCCGGAAGGTGAAATGGACCAAGCAATAAACGTTGTCCAAAATGCTCATGATGGAATATTGTCAATTGTAATCGACAGCTACAACTATAAGAATTTCTTGGAAAATGCATGCATTAAAGGACATGACCTGAATGATGAAATCATTACCTTCCTAAACAAAACTGAAGGAAACAAGGTAGTGTTCAGACCAGACAGTGGAGAACCTATCTCAACAACAATCGATTGTCTTGAAATAATTGAAAGAGGATTTGGAAGCCAAGAAAATTCCAAAGGATATAAAACATTCAAAGCAAATATAGGCCTTCTTTGGGGAGATGGTTTGGATTATCATAAAATCAGAGACATACTCTTTGGCATAAAGGCTCAAGGATGGGCTGCTGAAAACCTTATCTTTGGAATGGGTGGAGGATTGCATACTGCCGTAAACAGAGACACCCAAAGAAATGCATTCAAATGTTCTGCCCAACTTAGAAATGGGGAATGGATTGACATATTCAAAAAGCCATTGGACAGCAGCAAAAAATCCAAAAAAGGAAGATTCAAATTGTTAATAAATGATGATTTTGAGTTTAAAACTGTTCCAAAAGATGCTGAAGGTGAAGATCAATTAAGAACTGTATTTAAAGATGGGGAATTATTGATTGATGAAAACTTTGAAGAAATTAAAAATAGAACTGAAAACTATAACAAGTATCCAGTTAAATCATAAATAAATTTTTAATTAATAAATTCTATTATTAGAATTTATTAAGTTTTATAAAATTTTGGTTTAATGAACTTAATTTAACTAGTTTGTACGATTTTTAATCTGATTTTCTTATATTCCCATAACTGCTCCAACAACCACAAGAACTACTGGAATAGTTATAATCACGATTCCTATTAAATCTATGATGGCTCCTGTCTTGATCATCTTTGTGATAGGGACATAGCCAGAGGAGTAGACAATTGCATTAGGTGGTGTAGATACAGGCATCATAAATCCGAGTGATGAGGATAGAGCAATGCCTACAGCAACAGGAATAGGACTGAATCCCAGTGACAGAGCGGTAGTGATTGCAATCGGGCCAATAAGATTGGTAGATGCTGTGTTTGAAGTGAACTCTGTAAGCAAGAGTGTGAAAACACAGAAAACCACAATGAAGATAATCTCAGATGGATTGGATCCTATTATATTACTTAGACAGCTACCCATCCAGTTGGATAAGCCTGTAGTGTACATCAGTGCTCCTAGGGACAAACCACCACCGAAAAGCAATAGTGTGCTCCAATCTATACCTGCAACACCGTCTTTCCATTTCAGTGTCATCTCTCCTTTCTTAAGGTTTACAGGCAAGAAAAAGAGTAGCAATCCACCAATTAAAGCAACTATGTGCTCTGGGAAATATCTGCTGAATGCTTTCACAATTGCAGCATCAGGACCGTAGAGGATAGTCAGAACTGCTGGTGTAATCCAAAGAATAACTGTCAAGATGAAAGCGAATAGGGTATTCTTCTCTGCTTTGGTCCATTTGCCGAGCTCTTTGACATGTTCGCTGATATATGTCTCTGCTCCTTTTATGTGCTTGTCATCTGATGGGTACATGCGCCATAATATGATATAAGTTAACACGAAATAGGCAATCATTGCAACAAATCCCCACATCATCCATTGGACGAATGATATATGTGGAACATTAGGGGCAAGTTGCTCGAGGAATCCCATCATAATGAGGTTGGAAGGTGTACCAATCGGAGTGAAGACACCACCAATGGAACATGCATAAGCTATCATCAGCATAACCCCTGTGGCATATTTATAATTGGAAAGGTCTATATCCTTGCCGTTTTTAGCCATCATATCCCTGATTGCTTCAAGAAGTCCCAGTGCAATTGGGAACATCATAGCTGCTGTAGCAGTATTGCTAACCCAACTTGAACAAACCATACATACAAGCCCTATGGCTAGGAAGATGCGTTGAGGGGAGTCCCCTACCCATTTCATTGAAATGATTCCGTAAGCAATACGTTTGTCAAGACCATTAACTATCATAGCTGTTGCAATGAGGAAACTGCCCATAAACAGAAATATTATTGGATTTGCAAAGTTTGCAAAGGCATCTTTCATAGGCACAACACCTAGCATGACACAGAGTGTGGGGCCAAGCACGGATGT of Methanobrevibacter ruminantium contains these proteins:
- the cas1 gene encoding CRISPR-associated endonuclease Cas1; translated protein: MKILIEGYNKSIHKRDNQILIKEKDDELEKINIKIIDDITIIGRGSVTFDALRLISDNNIPLMSIDYFGKINYILEYPKYENIFLRKKQYEFSENHQGLSISREIIRSKLLNQRFTIRTLNKSKSIEDVKFHENKINESVKSLDKLRFGPNVNVSNAKNKIMGIEGNASTYYWMAISEILPDDVKFYQRVNRFPDDITNAMLNYGYAILASEVTKHLVLNRLDPYCGFLHFDRDRRTSLTFDLIEEFRQQLVDKVVFSLINTGQITNDDLDKRNDSISLEKRKLIIAKILDKVNSKINFEGENLTYGEIIDKQAQKIVNSLVNDKEYNGFYLRW
- a CDS encoding nicotinate phosphoribosyltransferase, translating into MIENNICLLTDSYKLTHHYLYPKGTERIYSYLESRSGAEFNKTIFYGLQYILKKYLEGSVVSEEKVLEAEKIVDAHIAPGIFNTDDWMYIAQELDGKLPVEIKAVPEGTPVNVGNALMTIENTDKHAYWLPNYLESLLLQVWYPSTIATLSAEVKKLCNFYLDITGSSKDNLNFMLHDFGYRGASSTESSRLAGSANLLSFSGTDTVPALAIPTNYYNSNEIQGFSVQATEHSVMTAMGPEGEMDQAINVVQNAHDGILSIVIDSYNYKNFLENACIKGHDLNDEIITFLNKTEGNKVVFRPDSGEPISTTIDCLEIIERGFGSQENSKGYKTFKANIGLLWGDGLDYHKIRDILFGIKAQGWAAENLIFGMGGGLHTAVNRDTQRNAFKCSAQLRNGEWIDIFKKPLDSSKKSKKGRFKLLINDDFEFKTVPKDAEGEDQLRTVFKDGELLIDENFEEIKNRTENYNKYPVKS
- the cas2 gene encoding CRISPR-associated endonuclease Cas2; the encoded protein is MNVLVSFEIKFKTNRERLIGILKHFAFKRIQENLYFGDIDYDELFMMQTDIMENIREYDSIIMIPICQSCYDKTNTFGRNLSFVEDLYRIF
- a CDS encoding SLC13 family permease, which codes for MKTESRDSAENMQEMENSFDRKRHIIGAILGPLCAIILWFLPINGLSDPAHHLLAIMALVSIWWITEPIAIPVTSVLGPTLCVMLGVVPMKDAFANFANPIIFLFMGSFLIATAMIVNGLDKRIAYGIISMKWVGDSPQRIFLAIGLVCMVCSSWVSNTATAAMMFPIALGLLEAIRDMMAKNGKDIDLSNYKYATGVMLMIAYACSIGGVFTPIGTPSNLIMMGFLEQLAPNVPHISFVQWMMWGFVAMIAYFVLTYIILWRMYPSDDKHIKGAETYISEHVKELGKWTKAEKNTLFAFILTVILWITPAVLTILYGPDAAIVKAFSRYFPEHIVALIGGLLLFFLPVNLKKGEMTLKWKDGVAGIDWSTLLLFGGGLSLGALMYTTGLSNWMGSCLSNIIGSNPSEIIFIVVFCVFTLLLTEFTSNTASTNLIGPIAITTALSLGFSPIPVAVGIALSSSLGFMMPVSTPPNAIVYSSGYVPITKMIKTGAIIDLIGIVIITIPVVLVVVGAVMGI